The nucleotide sequence CTCGTTCCGTGGTAACGAACCGGTACGTGAAGCGATTCACTCGGTGTTCCTGTACTATGCCATTCAGCAAGGCATGACTATGGGTATTGTAAATGCCGGTCAGATGGCGATTTACGATGACATCGATAAAGAATTGAAAGAAGCGGTTGAAGATGTTGTTTTAAACCAGAACCAGGGTGAAAGCGGTCAGGAAGCAACCGAAAAACTACTTGCGGTTGCTGAAAAATACCGTGGTCAAAGTGGTACGCAAAAAGCCGAAGAAAATCTTGAGTGGCGTAATGAGTCTGTTGAAAAACGTCTTGAATATGCGTTGGTAAAAGGCATCACGACTTATATCGACCAAGATACTGAAGAAGCTCGTTTAAACTCTACACGCCCACTCGATGTGATCGAAGGCCCATTGATGGCAGGTATGAATGTGGTCGGCGACCTGTTCGGTGCCGGTAAAATGTTCTTGCCGCAAGTAGTAAAATCAGCACGTGTGATGAAACAGGCTGTGGCGTGGTTGAACCCGTTCATTGAGGCCGAGAAAACCCAAGCTGAAGCTAAAGGTAAAATCCTGCTGGCTACGGTGAAAGGTGACGTACACGACATCGGTAAGAACATCGTTGGTGTAGTATTAGGCTGTAATGGTTATGACATCGTGGATCTGGGCGTGATGGTGCCATGCGAGAAGATTCTGCAAACTGCGATTGATGAAAAAGTCGATATCATCGGTTTGTCTGGTCTAATCACGCCGTCATTGGATGAAATGGTGTTTGTTGCCAAAGAAATGCAGCGCAAAGGCTTTAATATTCCCTTAATGATTGGTGGTGCGACGACTTCTAAAGCGCATACCGCAGTGAAAATCTCACCGCAATATCATAATGATGGCGTGCTTTATACCGCGGATGCTTCACGTGCCGTGGGTGTAGCCACGCAGTTGCTCTCTCCTGAGATGAAACCTAAGCTTTTGGCTGACTATGCAGCGGATTATGAAAAAATTCGTACCCGTCTTGCCAACAAGCAACCGAAAGCGGCGAAATTGTCTTATCAAGAATCTGTTGAAAATGGCTTCAAGATCGACTTCGACAAGAATGCACCGGTTAAACCAAACTTCATTGGATCTGAAACTTTCACAAATTATCCGCTTGAAGCTTTGGTGGAATATTTTGACTGGACGCCGTTCTTTATTTCATGGAGCTTGGCGGGTAAATTCCCGAAAATCCTTGAAGATGAAGTGGTGGGTGAAGCTGCACGTGACTTGTATGAACAAGCTCAAGCCATGCTGAAAGACATCATCGAGAATAAACGCTTTGATGCGCGTGCAACGTTCAGCATTTACCCTGCAAACCGTGTAGCCGCAGATACAGTTGCGGTTGCTGATGAATCAGGCAATATAACGCACAGCTTCGAACACTTACGTCAGCAGTCTGACAAAGTCACTGGCAAAGCAAACTACTCTCTGGCTGACTTTATTGCGCCAAAAGATGTAGCTCAGGATTACTTGGGTGGCTTTGCCGTGTCAATCTTCGGTGCGGAAGAGTTATCTCAAGAATACAAAGCCAAAGGCGATGACTATAACGCAATTATGGTTCAAGCCTTGGGTGACCGTTTTGCAGAAGCATTTGCGGAGCACTTACATGAGCGTGTTCGTAAAGAGTTCTGGGGCTACCAAGCAGATGAGCAGCTTTCAAATGAAGAATTGATCAAAGAGAAGTATGTCGGTATTCGTCCTGCACCGGGCTACCCTGCTTGTCCTGAGCATTCTGAAAAAGCACCACTCTTTGATTGGTTAGGTACAACCGACAAGATTGGTACGTACTTGACGACGAGCTTTGCGATGTGGCCACCTTCATCAGTGAGCGGTTTCTATTATGCAAACCCTGAAACTGAATACTTTAACGTGGGTAAAATCTCTGGCGACCAGTTGGAAGATTATGCGAAGCGTAAAGGTTGGACGTTAGATGAAGCGAAACGTTGGTTAGCGCCGAATTTGGATGATTCGATTTCTTAAGACATCACCAAGCTTTGATATAAAAATCCCCTCGAGTGAGGGGATTTTTTTAACTTACTTTTTTTCTTGCTTGATTAGTAAAGTATCCAATAAACGCTGCTTGTCTAATTAACGCAATGTAATTCCAAAAAACCTTCGAATCAGCAAAATAATTTGGATAAGCTTCTTTAATCCCACCAACAGCATTCGATGAAACTAATGCGACAACCCAACTTTTATTAGCAGCTAGAGTAGTTTCATAAAAACTGTATCGTTTAGACGCTTCAGAATATTGAGATTTATCATAGTATTCTGTATCCAACCGCCCTGTAAAAACATTTAACCTTAGTAAAACATAGCCTTGCTTAGATTTCCCCTTAAGAATTTTCTCATCAATTGAATGCAATGATCTCGCATATTCTTGAAATAAGGACTCAATAGTATAACTACTACCTGGTATTAATTTCGTCACAAAGTTATGTATATATACAGCTTCATTCATCGAATTTAATTTCTCTTCTTTTTTTATAAACTCTATATACTCTGTAACCATTGATCGTTGATCATTTCTTTTAAATCCTTTTAAACTTTCGATAATTTCGAACTGATTACTTACATACTTGAAGAATAGACGCCACTCTGTTGTGCCTTCATTCAACTTCAAATTTTGATTCGTAAATAAATCTATAATTTCTAAACTAGTAGCCCAACAATGTTGTAATGCTGTTCTTAATTGAACTTCTATATTTTTGAGTTCCTGATCATCATTTAAAAATTTTCCAATTATATGGATACTTCTATATCCATCAGCTTTAGGTTCTAGAATATAGTCTTTGAATTTAACATTGCCATCATCGTTCATAAAATTTGGTTCTTTACACAATTCATCAAATAATTTTTTTACTTTTTTATTATTTGCCAAGACAATTCTAATACCTCCAATGTCCTGCATATTTTTCAGGCTCATTTTATTAAATCTTTTTAATTTCTTTACGATAGATTCAGTTCTTTTTATTCTTTTAGCAATAAAAGCAGCGCTATCAGTTGAATAGACTTTACTCTTTAGAAAATTTTCGCATGTATCCAATGCAGTAATATGACTATCTCTCCAATCAGTCAAAACACTCATCGTTTCAGACAACAATTTTTTATCAAATTCAATAGCTGAACCAATTAAGTCAAATCCAGCTTTTTCGATTTGTTTTTTCGAATACTTCATAGCACTAATTTTCTTATTTTTTAAATTTTATAATAGTTTACAGAAAAAATGTAGTTCATTTAATTAACTAACCTAAGTTGTGCCAAAGCTTCATCTCAGTTTCGATCTGCTTCTAATCCATCATCAGTGAAGTATTGACTACAATCATACTCAATCACTGTTTCCACCCTCACCCCGACCCTCTCCCAATGGGAGAGGGAGCATTCATTACTATT is from Acinetobacter lwoffii and encodes:
- a CDS encoding RelA/SpoT domain-containing protein; the protein is MKYSKKQIEKAGFDLIGSAIEFDKKLLSETMSVLTDWRDSHITALDTCENFLKSKVYSTDSAAFIAKRIKRTESIVKKLKRFNKMSLKNMQDIGGIRIVLANNKKVKKLFDELCKEPNFMNDDGNVKFKDYILEPKADGYRSIHIIGKFLNDDQELKNIEVQLRTALQHCWATSLEIIDLFTNQNLKLNEGTTEWRLFFKYVSNQFEIIESLKGFKRNDQRSMVTEYIEFIKKEEKLNSMNEAVYIHNFVTKLIPGSSYTIESLFQEYARSLHSIDEKILKGKSKQGYVLLRLNVFTGRLDTEYYDKSQYSEASKRYSFYETTLAANKSWVVALVSSNAVGGIKEAYPNYFADSKVFWNYIALIRQAAFIGYFTNQARKKVS
- the metH gene encoding methionine synthase, which codes for MSTLTTLKELLAKRILIIDGAMGTMIQRHKLEEADYRGERFADWAYDLKGNNDLLVLTQPQIIQGIHEAYLEAGADIIETNTFNGTRVSMSDYHMEDLVPEINREAARLAKEACAKYSTPEKPRFVAGVIGPTSRTTSISPNVNDPAFRNITFDALKVDYIESTKALIEGGADIILIETVFDTLNAKAAIFAVKEVFKELGYELPIMISGTITDASGRTLTGQTAEAFWNSMRHAEPLSIGFNCALGADAMRPHVKTVSDVADTFVSAHPNAGLPNAFGGYDETPEETAAFIKEFAESGLINITGGCCGTTPDHIRAIANAVAGITPRQIPEIEPACRLSGLEPFNITKDSLFVNVGERTNVTGSKKFLRLIREENFAEALDVARQQVEAGAQIIDINMDEGMLDSQGAMVHFLNLIASEPDISRVPIMLDSSKWEIIEAGLKCVQGKAVVNSISLKEGHDEFVERARLCRQYGAAVIVMAFDEDGQADTAARKKEICKRSYDVLVNEIGFPSEDIIFDPNVFAIATGIEEHNNYGVDFIEATGWIKQNLPNAMISGGVSNVSFSFRGNEPVREAIHSVFLYYAIQQGMTMGIVNAGQMAIYDDIDKELKEAVEDVVLNQNQGESGQEATEKLLAVAEKYRGQSGTQKAEENLEWRNESVEKRLEYALVKGITTYIDQDTEEARLNSTRPLDVIEGPLMAGMNVVGDLFGAGKMFLPQVVKSARVMKQAVAWLNPFIEAEKTQAEAKGKILLATVKGDVHDIGKNIVGVVLGCNGYDIVDLGVMVPCEKILQTAIDEKVDIIGLSGLITPSLDEMVFVAKEMQRKGFNIPLMIGGATTSKAHTAVKISPQYHNDGVLYTADASRAVGVATQLLSPEMKPKLLADYAADYEKIRTRLANKQPKAAKLSYQESVENGFKIDFDKNAPVKPNFIGSETFTNYPLEALVEYFDWTPFFISWSLAGKFPKILEDEVVGEAARDLYEQAQAMLKDIIENKRFDARATFSIYPANRVAADTVAVADESGNITHSFEHLRQQSDKVTGKANYSLADFIAPKDVAQDYLGGFAVSIFGAEELSQEYKAKGDDYNAIMVQALGDRFAEAFAEHLHERVRKEFWGYQADEQLSNEELIKEKYVGIRPAPGYPACPEHSEKAPLFDWLGTTDKIGTYLTTSFAMWPPSSVSGFYYANPETEYFNVGKISGDQLEDYAKRKGWTLDEAKRWLAPNLDDSIS